In Astatotilapia calliptera chromosome 23, fAstCal1.2, whole genome shotgun sequence, a genomic segment contains:
- the LOC113016179 gene encoding chymotrypsin-like elastase family member 3B, with amino-acid sequence MLQTLVLMLLQAAYVFSCGTPAVQPNTGRVVNGEDAHPHSWPWQISLQVKHGSRYHHTCGGTLVGPRWVLTAGHCIWPGDVYRVLLGEHDMSQQEGTEQIIDILRIVVHPNWDINHVSDGNDLALLKLDKSPIMNDSVGIACLPQAGEILAHGAPCYITGWGNLYTHGPMPDKLQQALLPVVEHSVCSRSDWWGINVKSTMICAGGDIVSGCNGDSGGPLNCVGQDGRWYVQGVTSFVSSRVCNEVKKPTVFTRTSAFTEWLSEVMLKY; translated from the exons CACTGGTAGGGTTGTAAATGGAGAGGATGCCCATCCGCATAGCTGGCCTTGGCAG ATTTCCCTGCAGGTGAAGCACGGTAGTCGTTACCATCACACCTGTGGAGGGACTCTGGTTGGACCTCGCTGGGTACTGACCGCTGGACACTGCATCTG GCCAGGAGATGTGTACCGTGTGTTATTGGGAGAACATGACATGAGCCAGCAGGAGGGAACTGAACAGATCATAGATATTCTGCGCATTGTTGTCCATCCTAACTGGGACATCAACCATGTCTCTGATGG GAATGATCTTGCCCTGCTGAAACTGGATAAGAGCCCCATTATGAATGACAGCGTGGGCATTGCTTGTCTTCCACAGGCTGGAGAGATCCTCGCCCATGGAGCCCCGTGTTACATCACTGGCTGGGGAAACCTTTACA CTCATGGTCCCATGCCTGATAAACTGCAGCAGGCCTTGCTGCCTGTGGTGGAGCACAGTGTGTGCAGCCGCAGCGACTGGTGGGGGATCAACGTCAAGAGCACCATGATCTGTGCAGGAGGAGACATCGTATCAGGATGCAAT GGAGACTCTGGCGGTCCTCTTAACTGTGTGGGTCAGGATGGTAGGTGGTATGTCCAGGGTGTAACCAGCTTTGTTTCCTCCCGTGTTTGCAACGAAGTGAAGAAGCCCACAGTCTTCACCCGTACCTCTGCCTTCACCGAGTGGCTCAGCGAG GTCATGCTGAAGTACTGA